DNA from Chitinophaga pendula:
CAATTAACCCCTACTTTACTGAAAAATTGACATTCTTGTCAGTACGATCTGGCTTGATTACCTTTGCCTCCTGTAATTTTGACCCGAAATGCGCGTTGGCATAATTCTCGTGTACGAAACTCGTCAAAATATATATTACGTATAAGTTGATATTTTAAAAATAAAACTACTATGGCTAAAACATTAAGTATTAAACCTTTAGCTGACAGGGTGATCGTGAAACCTGCAGCCGCAGAAGAAAAAACCGCTGGTGGCATTATTATCCCAGACACTGCCAAAGAAAAACCTCAAAGAGGTACTGTAGTGGCAGCTGGCCCAGGTAAAAAAGACGAGCCGGTTACTGTAGCGGTAGGCGACACTGTCCTCTACGGTAAATACTCCGGTACTGAGATCAGCATCGAAGGCGAAGACTACTTAATCATGCGTGAGTCTGACATTTTAGCAATTGTTTAATCACTCCCTCTTCTCCTTCATAGGAAACAACAAAGACCGGATTAACAATTCTACTTCATTTTAATTTAATCAACATTCAAATTATGGCAAAGCAGATATTTTTCAACACGGACGCCCGCAACAAAATGAAAAAGGGCGTAGACACACTGGCTGACGCAGTGAAAGTGACCCTGGGCCCTAAAGGCCGTAACGTAGTGATCGAAAAAAAATTCGGTGCTCCTGGTATCACTAAAGACGGTGTGAGCGTAGCAAAAGAAATCGAGCTCGAAGATGCTATTGAAAATATGGGCGCCCAAATGGTAAAAGAAGTAGCCTCCAAAACCGCCGATATCGCCGGTGATGGTACTACCACCGCTACCGTACTCGCTCAGTCCATCATCGGCGAAGGCCTCAAAAACGTAGCCGCAGGCGCTAACCCAATGGACCTCAAACGTGGTATCGACAAAGCCGTTAAAGCTGTAGTTGAAAACCTCAGAAGCCAATCCCAAACCGTTGGCAACGACAACAAAAAAATCGAACAAGTAGCTTCTATCTCCGCTAACAACGACGCCGAGATCGGTAAACTCATCGCCGAAGCTATGAATAAAGTAACCAAAGACGGCGTTATCACCGTTGAAGAAGCAAAAGGTACCGATACTACCGTAGAAGTAGTAGAAGGTATGCAGTTTGATCGTGGTTACCTGTCTGCCTATTTTATCACTAACAGCGAAAAAATGCAGGTGGAATTGCAGCACCCTTACATCCTGATCTACGACAAAAAGATCAGCGCCATGAAAGATATCCTGCACATCCTCGAAAAAGTAGCCCAACAAGGCGCTCCGCTCCTCATCATCTCCGAAGACCTCGAAGGCGAAGCACTGGCCACCCTCGTAGTAAACAAACTGCGCGGTACCCTGAAAGTAGCTGCCGTTAAAGCTCCCGGATTCGGCGACAGAAGAAAAGAAATGCTGCAGGACATCGCCACCCTCACCGGCGGTATCGTAATCAGCGAAGATCAAGGTTACAAACTGGAAAATGCCGACCTCACCTACCTGGGCCGCGCTGAATCCGTAACCATCGACAAAGACAATACTACCGTTGTTGGTGGTAAAGGCGAAAAATCCGCTATCGATGGCCGTATCAACCAGATCAAATCTCAAATCGAAGTAACTACTTCCGACTACGATCGCGAAAAACTCCAGGAACGCCTGGCTAAATTAAGCGGTGGTGTAGCCGTACTCTACGTAGGTGCCGCTACCGAAGTAGAAATGAAAGAGAAAAAAGACCGCGTTGATGACGCCCTCCACGCTACCCGCGCTGCCGTTGAAGAAGGTATCGTTCCAGGTGGTGGCGTTGCCTACATCCGCGCTATCGAATCCCTCGATACACTCAAAGGCGATAACGAAGACGAACAAACAGGTATCATAATCGTAAAACGCGCCATCGAAGAACCCCTCCGTCAAATCACCGCTAACGCCGGTATCGAAGGTTCTATCGTAGTACAGAAAGTGAAAGAAGGTAAAGCCGACTTCGGCTTCAACGCCCGCACCGAAGTATACGAAAACATGCTCGCCGCTGGTGTAATCGATCCTACCAAAGTAAGCCGCATCGCCCTCGAAAACGCTGCGTCTATCGCTGGTATGCTCCTCACCACCGAATGCGTGATCGCAGACAAACCAGAACCCAAATCCGCCGCTCCTGCTATGCCAGGTGGCCACGGTATGGGCATGGATTATTAATATCCCCGCTCACCAGGCCACGCCCGGTAGCGCCCGGTAGCGCCCATCTTATACTAAAAAGGCCTCCCCCTCACCGGGAAGGCCTTTTTTATTCCTATATCCCCGCCACACATAAATACCGGCTCCTTCCTCGCATAACTTCGTGTAACTTTAACCGCCTTTAACCGTTAAAGAATCAGGAATAAAGCTTTTATGAAATATAAATTTTACACCGCCGCCTGTTGTCTGCTCCTGCTGCTGTTAGCCGCCGGCTGTGCTAAAAAGGCAGACTTAGACCTGCCAAATTCCGTAGCCGACCAGGTCCGGAACGAAGACCAGACCATCCAACTATACCTCGCCGCCAACAATATCTCCGCACAAAGAGATATCTCCGGCCTGTACTACAAGATCGTCTCCTACGGCAACGGAGCCCGCTTCATCGGTCCCGAAAATATCCCCTCCGTCCAATATACCAACCGCCTCCTCAATGGCAGAACCGTCGCCGTATCATACGGCCCCACCAACTTCGATGGCAGAGCCCTCAAAGACCACCTCAGAGGCTGGCAGATAGGACTACCCAAAATCTCCCAGGGAGGTAAGATCCTCCTCATCATACCGTCACCCCTGGCCTATGGCAGCCAGCGGATAGACAACATCATCCCGGCCAACGCCATCATAGTATCCGAAATAGAATTGGTCGACTTTAAATAATACCAACTTCCGTAACCACTTAAAACCATAATAGAAACTGCATGAAGAAACTACTATTCTTAGGTAGCTTGCTGTTGCTGCTGATCGCTGCCTGTAAAAAAAGTAACAACGAATCTTTCGACCCAGCCGCCCAAATGGCAGCCGATACCGTAAAGATCAAAGCCTACCTGGCAAAAAACAACCTCACCGCTCAAAAAGATCCCAGCGGACTCTATTACCGGATCATCACCCCCGGCACCGGCACCGATACCATCAAACTGGAATCCAAACTGGTAGTAGTATACAAAGGGAAATACCTCGACGACGACGTGGAATTCGATTCCTCTAAAGATAAACCCACCGACTTCGGCGGTAACACCCGCCTCAAAAACCTGATCCGTGGCTGGCAGATCGGCCTCACCAAAATCACCAAAGGTGGAAAGATCCAACTGTTCATCCCCTCCGGACTAGCATATGGCAACAACCCCGGTAACGGCCTCCGCAATAATGCCTGCATGATCTTCGAAGTCGAACTCGTCGACCACGCCGTAAACTAATCATCACCCACATACCAGTAAATGGCCCGGATCACTATCAGCGATCCGGGCCTTACTTTTTATCCCCAATCTCTTCAATCTCCCCATTCACCTCCACCTCTCCTATAACATTCCTGTATCATTCGTATAACATTCGTATAACCAGCGTATAAGCTACGCCTATCCCAACTTATACAATGGGTATACAATGAGTATACCTCGGATATACCTCGCTTATACAATCACTATAGATTGCTTATACAATGATTATAGAACGCTTATACAATGCTTATACAACCTATAAGCGGTAAGTGCGCAACCGGTTGAAAACCACGCAGATAACAAACGGAACAAATAGACCCCGCATTCATTCATTTTTCGTGAATCACTCAACTTGACTTACCTTGCAGGAGTCCAACTTGTTTATTTTTGCAGCTAAACTAATTTCCGGGTGGCACACGAAAGCATTTCCGTATTCGACATTTTTAAGATAGGCGTAGGTCCTTCCAGCTCTCATACTTTAGGCCCCTGGCGGGCAGCCCTCCAATTCCTGGAGGAAATAAAGACAGGAGGTCACTCCCTCAGCGACGTCTCCGCCGTTACCGTACTCCTGTACGGGTCCCTGGCCAAAACCGGCCACGGCCACGGCACCGATATCGCAGTCCAACTGGGCCTCTGTGGCGACGACCCCGTCACCTTCGACGTCGATCGCATCAACAGCAAAATGGATGATATCCGCCGCCATAAAAAAATGTCCATCGGTGGCGTACATACCATCGAATTCGACCCACTCGAAAATATCAACTTCCTCTTCGACGAATCTCTGCCTTTCCATCCCAACGCATTGACCTTCCTGGTCACCTTCGCCGATGGCGTACAGCAGGCTTCCACCTTCTACTCCATAGGAGGCGGCTTCGTAGTCAAAGAAGGAGAAGGAGGCACCGCTACAGCACAGGTAGACCTCCCTTTCCCCATCGATACCGCCCGCCAACTCCTGCAATGGTGCATCAAAACAGGCTACTCCATCTCCGAACTGGTCATGGAAAATGAAAACGCCTGGCGCCCCGAAATAGACACCCGCAACGGAGTACTCAACATATGGCGCATCATGCAGGAATGCATCTACAGAGGTTGCCATACCGCCGGCGAACTGCCAGGTGGACTTAAAGTAGCCCGCCGCGCCGCCGCACTCAATAAAAAATTACTCAAAGGCCGCACCTACACAGACTATATCTCCTGGATAGAGGCCATCCGCGCCGGCGGCCAACATTTCGCATATACCCTCGACTGGGTAAGCTGCTTCGCCCTCGCCGTCAACGAAGAAAATGCTTCCTTCGGCCGCGTCGTAACAGCCCCCACCAACGGCGCCGCTGGCGTAATACCTGCCGTATTACAGTATTATATCGCATTCTGCGATGGCTTCCACGACGATCGCATCCTCCAGTTCCTCCTCACCGCCTCAGAAATAGGTAGCATCTTCAAAAAAAGATCCACCATCTCCGCCGCAATGGGAGGCTGCCAGGCCGAAATAGGCGTATCCTCCGCCATGGCCGCAGCAGCACTCACAGAATGCATGGGCGGCTCCCAGCGTCAAGTGCTCATGGCCGCCGAAATAGCCATGGAACACCACCTCGGCCTCACCTGCGACCCCATTGGTGGCCTCGTACAAGTACCCTGTATCGAACGTAACACCATGGGCGCCATCAAAGCCATCACCGCCTCCCAACTCGCCTTGCAAAGCAATCCCGAACTGGCAAAGGTTTCCCTCGACGCCGTCGTGAAAACAATGTGGGACACCGCCCTCGATATGAACTCCAAATACAAGGAAACATCCGATGGCGGCCTGGCTGTCAACATACCCATCAGCCTCCCCGAATGCTAACAAAAAACAACAT
Protein-coding regions in this window:
- a CDS encoding L-serine ammonia-lyase: MAHESISVFDIFKIGVGPSSSHTLGPWRAALQFLEEIKTGGHSLSDVSAVTVLLYGSLAKTGHGHGTDIAVQLGLCGDDPVTFDVDRINSKMDDIRRHKKMSIGGVHTIEFDPLENINFLFDESLPFHPNALTFLVTFADGVQQASTFYSIGGGFVVKEGEGGTATAQVDLPFPIDTARQLLQWCIKTGYSISELVMENENAWRPEIDTRNGVLNIWRIMQECIYRGCHTAGELPGGLKVARRAAALNKKLLKGRTYTDYISWIEAIRAGGQHFAYTLDWVSCFALAVNEENASFGRVVTAPTNGAAGVIPAVLQYYIAFCDGFHDDRILQFLLTASEIGSIFKKRSTISAAMGGCQAEIGVSSAMAAAALTECMGGSQRQVLMAAEIAMEHHLGLTCDPIGGLVQVPCIERNTMGAIKAITASQLALQSNPELAKVSLDAVVKTMWDTALDMNSKYKETSDGGLAVNIPISLPEC
- a CDS encoding FKBP-type peptidyl-prolyl cis-trans isomerase — protein: MKYKFYTAACCLLLLLLAAGCAKKADLDLPNSVADQVRNEDQTIQLYLAANNISAQRDISGLYYKIVSYGNGARFIGPENIPSVQYTNRLLNGRTVAVSYGPTNFDGRALKDHLRGWQIGLPKISQGGKILLIIPSPLAYGSQRIDNIIPANAIIVSEIELVDFK
- a CDS encoding co-chaperone GroES, translated to MAKTLSIKPLADRVIVKPAAAEEKTAGGIIIPDTAKEKPQRGTVVAAGPGKKDEPVTVAVGDTVLYGKYSGTEISIEGEDYLIMRESDILAIV
- a CDS encoding FKBP-type peptidyl-prolyl cis-trans isomerase translates to MKKLLFLGSLLLLLIAACKKSNNESFDPAAQMAADTVKIKAYLAKNNLTAQKDPSGLYYRIITPGTGTDTIKLESKLVVVYKGKYLDDDVEFDSSKDKPTDFGGNTRLKNLIRGWQIGLTKITKGGKIQLFIPSGLAYGNNPGNGLRNNACMIFEVELVDHAVN
- the groL gene encoding chaperonin GroEL (60 kDa chaperone family; promotes refolding of misfolded polypeptides especially under stressful conditions; forms two stacked rings of heptamers to form a barrel-shaped 14mer; ends can be capped by GroES; misfolded proteins enter the barrel where they are refolded when GroES binds), whose translation is MAKQIFFNTDARNKMKKGVDTLADAVKVTLGPKGRNVVIEKKFGAPGITKDGVSVAKEIELEDAIENMGAQMVKEVASKTADIAGDGTTTATVLAQSIIGEGLKNVAAGANPMDLKRGIDKAVKAVVENLRSQSQTVGNDNKKIEQVASISANNDAEIGKLIAEAMNKVTKDGVITVEEAKGTDTTVEVVEGMQFDRGYLSAYFITNSEKMQVELQHPYILIYDKKISAMKDILHILEKVAQQGAPLLIISEDLEGEALATLVVNKLRGTLKVAAVKAPGFGDRRKEMLQDIATLTGGIVISEDQGYKLENADLTYLGRAESVTIDKDNTTVVGGKGEKSAIDGRINQIKSQIEVTTSDYDREKLQERLAKLSGGVAVLYVGAATEVEMKEKKDRVDDALHATRAAVEEGIVPGGGVAYIRAIESLDTLKGDNEDEQTGIIIVKRAIEEPLRQITANAGIEGSIVVQKVKEGKADFGFNARTEVYENMLAAGVIDPTKVSRIALENAASIAGMLLTTECVIADKPEPKSAAPAMPGGHGMGMDY